In a genomic window of Helianthus annuus cultivar XRQ/B chromosome 10, HanXRQr2.0-SUNRISE, whole genome shotgun sequence:
- the LOC110882379 gene encoding uncharacterized protein LOC110882379, translating into MKEKTGDRKGCSYKEFMVCKPPIYNGEVDPIICQRWISDIEGVFERTHCDVGDFVAYGTGQLRNQAKDWWDNKKKEMGAEAARVMTWDEFKLRQKGESIDKITGIFMDKLRFCDELVTTEEQKIYYYYNMLSAEYRELMTPSKYETLTEIIKTAREREIELKKQVERGERRPQDVNPSPTKKARTAESGKKVEAKGGSPSCRVWGKGHKGECRFKDKSCPSLQPYRVAYINSQSYHLLDLISNYVC; encoded by the exons ATGAAGGAGAAAACAGGAGATCGTAAAGGGTGCTCATATAAAGAATTTATGGTGTGTAAACCGCCAATCTATAACGGGGAAGTTGACCCGATAATCTGCCAAAGATGGATAAGTGACATCGAAGGAGTGTTTGAACGAACCCACTGTGACGTAGGTGATTTTGTTGCTTACGGAACGGGTCAATTGAGAAatcaagccaaggattggtgggacaataaaaagaaggaaatggGAGCCGAAGCGGCAAGggtcatgacttgggatgagtttaag TTAAGACAAAAGGGAGAATCAATTGATAAGATCACGGGCATCTTCATGGATAAGCTGAGATTTTGTGACGAGTTAGTCACCACTGAAGAGCAGAAGATATACTATTATTACAACATGCTGAGTGCTGAATACCGGGAGTTAATGACTCCCTCAAAATATGAAACTCTCACAGAAATCATCAAGACCGCCAGGGAGCGGGAAATCGAGTTAAAGAAGCAAGTTGAGAGGGGTGAGCGAAGGCCACaagatgtgaatccaagccctacaaagaaagctAGAACTGCTGAATCGGGGAAGAAAGTGGAGGCTaaaggcgggtcgccaagttgcaGAGTGTGGGGAAAGGGGCACAAAGGGGAGTGCCGCTTCAAAGACAAGTCGTGTCCG AGTTTACAACCTTACAGGGTTGCATACATAAATTCACAGAGTTATCACCTATTAGACTTGATATCTAACTATGTTTGCTGA